One window of Aspergillus oryzae RIB40 DNA, chromosome 3 genomic DNA carries:
- a CDS encoding SDR family oxidoreductase (17 beta-hydroxysteroid dehydrogenase type 3, HSD17B3): MSHNPKNNPVLAVVGVGPGIGEAVSRHFASKGFSVALIARTEDKLRKIQDSINESYPNSAKYYVTDVRDESSVIKTFDSIKEDLGPVHVLIYNAGSRRIRPRTILETSSSEEFENFTRINMFGAFFAAKCVLPDMLAAGTGTIIFTGATGSIRGSPGLSSFSPGKFGLRALSQIITREFQSKGVHAAHLIVDGPVQSDIIGGWLRKKWEREGEEEKLKEMHRYVMQPSDLAEIYWFLYTQPRSTWTQELDVRAEREGMFSKL, encoded by the coding sequence ATGTCCCACAACCCCAAGAACAACCCCGTGCTGGCCGTAGTAGGCGTCGGCCCGGGCATCGGCGAAGCTGTCTCGCGCCACTTCGCCTCAAAAGGGTTCAGCGTAGCCCTGATCGCCCGAACAGAAGACAAGCTTCGGAAAATCCAAGACTCAATCAATGAGTCCTATCCCAACTCGGCAAAATACTATGTCACCGATGTCCGGGATGAATCGAGCGTGATCAAGACTTTTGATTCCATTAAGGAGGATCTCGGCCCGGTCCATGTGCTAATCTATAATGCCGGGTCGAGACGCATTCGTCCGCGGACTATTCTCGAGACGTCGTCGTCGGAGGAATTTGAGAACTTCACCCGCATTAATATGTTCGGGGCCTTTTTTGCTGCCAAATGTGTCTTACCTGATATGTTGGCCGCTGGGACGGGCACTATTATCTTTACCGGTGCCACGGGGTCCATTCGTGGGAGTCCTGGGTTGAGTAGTTTTTCGCCGGGGAAGTTTGGGCTTCGGGCGCTGTCGCAGATCATTACCAGGGAGTTTCAGAGTAAGGGTGTTCATGCGGCGCATCTTATTGTTGATGGGCCTGTGCAAAGTGATATTATTGGGGGGTGGTTAAGGAAGAAATGGGAGagggagggtgaagaggagaagttgaaggagatGCATCGCTATGTTATGCAGCCCTCCGATTTGGCGGAGATTTATTGGTTCTTGTATACTCAGCCGAGGAGTACGTGGACGCAGGAGTTGGATGTTAGGGCTGAGAGGGAAGGGATGTTTTCGAAGTTGTAG
- a CDS encoding uncharacterized protein (predicted protein), whose amino-acid sequence MGIPQYKESSDDAAANITDSEQLIARFGRLHVLDDLIRLRAADPVQLPILAYPKPSNDDGISYEYFTGQDLDCMVDQTVSTLIDCGFKPPRNDGAVVALFTLSDLNMVVTFFALSRLGYTVMMVSPRLSAAACVSLLDMVGCDTILYGQTPSIRATMGEILRLKLVACRPIIQRPSLDAPQETDVLVLHRTRNPEVQKQKIALILHSSGSTGLPKPLYLSHKAIMTHPMRGPGLTSFNSLPWYHLHGLSTALQAMYMRKTAYMWDASLPLTASSVTSALEAAKPESVQGVPYLLQLLIDSPKGLDALRQCKLVTYGGAPCPDELGDRLVAEKVHFGGSFGLTEAGLVAESLSRPSGDPFWNYVKFFENLRPFIWMKPVGTDLYECVYLAGHPALTASNSDEPPGSYHSRDVFTPHPTIPDRWKYVTRLDDRLTLVNGEKVLPLPIEGSIKQSPLIQEAVVIGVGKSVPGLLIFRSDEARSFTDEQYLDLIWPTVEDANSRAEQFSQISRDMITILPVGSICPRTDKGSMIRAQVYAKYADVIEEAYSKLEQTTDGTLKLDQSNTVAHVMRVCREELGFPISSPDSDFFSEGVDSLKAIHLRRLILGDFKITDSKTIGQNVVFETGSVSRLAEYIQAVQSGQDTEVEDEVSLMPGLIEKYSTFRMHTPNPSIVSNSRSVILTGATGSIGAHTLFKLLNDDTVSAVYCLTRREQPKEEILDALAKKGLEVMPFRTKKIIALNSALDKPDLGVGKEMLAEMQRSVSLIIHTAWPVNFNLPLANFEPHIQGVYNLIQFSLSVHLPAPAVVLFCSSISTALGAPTSAIDEAPLDDLNSALEMGYGRSKLIGENIVSNARKSGARSFSLRIGQVSGHSKKGLWNDSEAIPLMIRSALTLKALPQLDTSCSWIPVDKLACSVLEIAKACSVNTLEDSGGDATTNQHIDDTIYNLSNPRAFTWSDLLDALRRSGFDFQTVPFHSWLQMLRDSESRGEETINPAVKLADHYEAMYGEEAPPPKTFVTEKAERDSNTLRNGRLRIIQDGILNRYAQDWLRRWKTT is encoded by the exons ATGGGAATTCCTCAGTATAAGGAGTCATCAGACGATGCTGCTGCAAATATCACAGACTCGGAGCAATTGATCGCACGCTTCGGTCGTCTTCATGTCCTAGATGACCTCATCCGCTTAAGGGCAGCAGATCCTGTCCAGCTTCCCATCCTAGCCTATCCGAAGCCGTCCAACGATGATGGGATTTCTTATGAATACTTCACTGGGCAGGACCTAGACTGCATGGTCGACCAAACCGTGTCCACATTAATCGATTGTGGTTTCAAACCA CCTCGCAATGATGGAGCTGTGGTCGCCCTGTTCACCCTGTCGGATCTCAACATGGTGGTTACCTTCTTCGCGCTTAGCAGATTAGGGTACACGGTTATGATGGTCTCTCCACGGCTGTCTGCTGCGGCGTGCGTATCACTCCTGGACATGGTCGGCTGCGACACGATCCTCTATGGGCAAACACCAAGCATCCGTGCCACGATGGGTGAAATTCTCCGTCTGAAATTAGTCGCATGTCGGCCGATCATTCAAAGACCGTCTCTGGATGCCCCCCAAGAGACTGACGTCTTGGTCCTACACCGAACCCGGAACCCAGAAgtacaaaaacaaaagatcGCTTTAATCCTCCACTCCTCTGGGTCCACAGGTCTGCCAAAGCCTCTTTACCTCAGTCACAAAGCCATCATGACCCATCCAATGCGGGGCCCGGGCCTAACATCCTTCAACTCCCTGCCGTGGTATCACCTACACGGCTTGTCGACTGCCCTGCAGGCAATGTACATGAGAAAAACCGCGTATATGTGGGATGCGTCGCTCCCCCTAACAGCATCATCAGTCACTTCAGCGCTTGAGGCCGCTAAACCTGAATCCGTTCAGGGCGTTCCTtatcttctccaacttctcatcGATAGTCCAAAGGGCCTCGATGCTCTGAGACAGTGTAAGCTAGTGACATATGGTGGCGCACCATGCCCTGATGAATTGGGCGATCGCCTCGTGGCAGAGAAAGTACACTTCGGCGGCTCGTTTGGTCT AACGGAGGCTGGTCTTGTAGCAGAGTCCCTCTCCCGTCCATCAGGCGATCCTTTCTGGAATTATGTGAAGTTCTTTGAGAATCTCCGCCCCTTCATCTGGATGAAGCCCGTCGGTACAGATCTATATGAATGTGTGTACCTCGCTGGTCATCCAGCACTGACGGCATCGAATTCGGATGAGCCTCCAGGGTCATACCATTCCCGAGACGTCTTCACGCCACACCCTACTATTCCTGACAGATGGAAGTACGTCACCCGATTGGATGATCGACTTACCCTTGTCAATGGGGAGAAGGTGCTGCCCCTGCCTATTGAGGGATCCATTAAGCAAAGCCCATTGATTCAAGAGGCTGTTGTCATTGGAGTGGGCAAATCCGTCCCAGGCCTTTTGATCTTTCGGTCAGACGAGGCAAGAAGTTTCACCGACGAACAGTACCTCGATCTTATCTGGCCCACAGTGGAGGACGCAAACTCCCGAGCTGAGCAGTTTTCCCAGATCTCCCGGGATATGATCACGATCTTACCCGTTGGCTCGATCTGTCCCCGGACGGATAAGGGATCGATGATTAGAGCGCAAGTATATGCAAAATATGCTGATGTGATCGAGGAGGCGTACAGTAAGCTTGAACAAACTACTGACGGTACCCTTAAGCTAGATCAAAGTAACACGGTAGCTCATGTCATGAGAGTTTGTCGAGAAGAGCTCGGGTTCCCCATCTCAAGCCCGGATTCTGACTTCTTTTCAGAGGGAGTTGATAGTCTAAAAGCAATCCATCTGCGTCGATTGATCCTGGGAGATTTCAAGATCACAGACAGCAAGACTATTGGTCAGAACGTCGTCTTTGAAACGGGGAGCGTCTCCCGCTTGGCAGAGTATATTCAAGCCGTGCAAAGTGGCCAAGATACAGAGGTGGAAGACGAGGTGTCATTGATGCCCGGGCTGATTGAAAAATATTCGACGTTCCGCATGCACACACCCAATCCCAGCATCGTCTCAAACAGCAGGAGTGTA ATCCTTACCGGTGCTACTGGGTCCATTGGCGCGCACACGCTTTTCAAACTTTTGAATGATGATACAGTATCTGCCGTGTACTGCCTGACACGACGGGAGcagccaaaagaagagatcCTAGATGCTCTCGCAAAGAAGGGCCTAGAGGTGATGCCTTTCCGCACAAAGAAGATCATCGCGCTCAATAGTGCGCTGGACAAGCCTGATCTCGGCGTTGGCAAAGAAATGCTGGCAGAGATGCAGCGATCAGTGTCACTGATCATCCACACAGCTTGGCCAGTCAATTTCAACCTCCCTCTCGCCAACTTCGAGCCTCACATCCAAGGGGTATACAATCTCATCCAGTTTTCTTTATCGGTGCATCTTCCTGCCCCAGCCGTGGTACTGTTCTGCTCATCTATATCAACGGCTCTCGGTGCCCCAACGTCCGCCATCGACGAGGCGCCTCTTGACGACCTGAATAGCGCCCTTGAAATGGGTTACGGTCGCTCGAAGTTGATTGGGGAGAATATTGTGAGCAATGCTCGAAAATCGGGCGCTCgatccttctccttgaggATTGGTCAGGTCTCAGGACATTCAAAGAAAGGTCTTTGGAATGATTCGGAGGCCATACCACTTATGATCCGATCAGCCTTGACACTCAAGGCCCTTCCCCAGCTCGATACGAGCTGCTCATGGATTCCCGTAGACAAACTGGCCTGTTCCGTTCTCGAAATTGCCAAGGCCTGCTCAGTCAATACACTAGAAGATTCGGGAGGAGATGCGACGACCAACCAGCATATCGACGACACGATATACAACTTATCCAATCCTCGAGCGTTTACCTGGTCCGATCTTCTAGATGCCCTGCGGCGGAGTGGATTCGACTTCCAGACGGTCCCCTTCCACAGCTGGCTGCAAATGCTGCGCGACAGCGAGTCCCGAGGCGAGGAGACGATCAATCCGGCCGTCAAGCTAGCAGACCACTATGAGGCCATGTACGGCGAGGAGGCGCCACCACCCAAGACCTTCGTCACTGAGAAGGCCGAGCGAGACAGCAACACACTCCGGAACGGTCGCTTAAGGATCATCCAAGATGGGATCTTGAATCGGTATGCCCAGGATTGGTTGCGGCGCTGGAAGACCACATAG
- a CDS encoding uncharacterized protein (predicted protein) gives METIKLDIAAPLSSGRIIENTNAGVEMFFCDGFFRHKYLNDITNGEKKRVQSLPDLVSYEHLLAHEWTHVDLLGSSIQVMDLEVRNLDLGVQSRRVFGAQWASVLAWYGPSLPRINVKYNDNGFDPKYAPDNTTNALGGPENISGPGLGIMNPEKNQTTEQKNCHAAANDPREVFCDYLGEPYSDWLKDREKPFTSEGGCELTKQCWSSFGDYAIDPGCVCKCDGEKTPLSDPKCAGFRGGPPGSHSHA, from the exons ATGGAGACCATCAAGTTAGATATCGCTGCGCCTCTGAGC TCCGGAAGAATAATTGAAAATACCAATGCAGGAGTTGAGATGTTCTTCTGTGATGGATTTTTTCGCCACAAGTACCTGAATGACATAACAAATGGCGAGAAGAAACGTGTCCAAAGCTTACCTGACCTGGTTAGCTACGAGCACTTGCTGGCTCATGAATGGACTCAcgttgatcttcttgggtCTTCAATCCAGG TCATGGACCTAGAGGTGCGGAATCTCGATCTCGGAGTCCAGTCAAGA AGAGTCTTTGGTGCTCAGTGGGCAAGCGTCCTTGCATGGTACGGGCCGAGTCTTCCGCGCATAAACGTCAAGTACAATG ATAACGGGTTTGATCCCAAATATGCCCCCGACAACACGACGAACGCCCTTGGTGGCCCCGAGAACATCTCTGGTCCTGGGCTTGGAATCATGAATCCGGAGAAGAATCAAACCACTGAACAGAAAAATTGTCATGCCGCCGCTAATGATCCCCGCGAGGTGTTCTGTGACTATCTTGGAGAGCCCTATAGCGACTGGCTCAAGGATCGCGAGAAGCCCTTCACTTCCGAGGGTGGTTGTGAGCTGAC GAAGCAATGCTGGAGCTCCTTTGGTGATTATGCGATCGATCCAGGTTGCGTCTGTAAATGTGACGGTGAAAAAACTCCGCTGTCTGACCCTAAGTGTGCTGGGTTCAGAGGAGGTCCTCCTGGAAGTCATTCGCATGCTTAG
- a CDS encoding uncharacterized protein (predicted protein), with translation MEPQLQTPHLLSLVEEIKDAALKECSSSRSATSHYRFLGLIDQLKYTVETPTETVLRLIYQPPQNAALRTVIDLNIFPLLLEHPINGLSATELSEYTGAERALIIRLMRVMAALGLCASIEPEVYLPTDKTIAMTQPIGRDGVPCIYDLTVPTLSKLPEYFREHHYLMPKEYTRSPMRWAVGQSQFEWLAQRKHHQALFNSYMSSRRQGKPSWFDVYPVERLTHGALEHDDAVFLVDVGGNQGHDLIRFREKFPDVTGRLVLQDLPKVIASAPAGEQVEAMAYSFLDPQPVKGARAYYFRAIFHDWPDYICHKILVNTISAMNAEYSRILIADFVLPDTGAALLQASIDIQMMSIGSGMERSERQWRELLGAAGLEITGIWSGSPGMESIIEAVPIRAASRL, from the exons ATGGAGCCGCAACTGCAGACGCCGCACCTACTGTCTCTGGTGGAGGAAATCAAGGATGCTGCATTAAAGGAATGCAGTTCTTCTCGCTCTGCAACGTCGCATTACCGTTTTCTGGGATTGATTGATCAGTTGAAGTACACGGTTGAGACGCCGACCGAGACAGTGCTGCGATTGATCTACCAG CCCCCGCAGAATGCAGCTCTTCGTACCGTTATCGACCTTAACATCTTCCCCTTGTTGCTGGAACACCCCATCAACGGGCTTTCAGCTACAGAACTATCAGAGTATACCGGCGCCGAGAGGGCGCTAATCA TCCGCTTAATGCGCGTCATGGCAGCGCTGGGTCTGTGTGCCAGCATCGAGCCAGAGGTGTACCTCCCTACAGACAAAACAATAGCAATGACGCAGCCAATTGGACGTGATGGCGTTCCATGCAT ATATGACCTGACCGTTCCGACCCTCTCTAAGCTTCCAGAGTACTTCCGCGAGCACCACTACCTCATGCCCAAGGAGTACACCCGATCCCCAATGCGATGGGCCGTGGGACAAAGTCAATTCGAATGGCTTGCTCAACGGAAGCACCACCAGGCACTATTCAACTCATACATGTCCAGTCGACGACAGGGCAAACCTTCGTGGTTCGACGTGTATCCGGTTGAGAGACTGACGCACGGAGCCCTGGAGCACGACGACGCTGTATTCTTGGTCGACGTAGGAGGAAACCAAGGCCATGACCTGATTCGCTTCCGGGAGAAGTTCCCGGATGTGACCGGCCGGTTAGTGCTCCAGGACCTACCGAAAGTGATCGCCTCGGCGCCAGCAGGGGAGCAGGTCGAGGCCATGGCGTATAGCTTCTTGGACCCGCAACCGGTAAAAG GTGCCAGAGCTTATTACTTCCGTGCCATCTTCCATGACTGGCCGGATTATATCTGCCACAAGATTCTGGTCAATACCATCTCGGCCATGAATGCCGAGTATTCGCGCATCCTCATTGCGGACTTTGTCCTTCCGGATACCGGCGCAGCGCTGCTGCAGGCGTCGATCGATATCCAGATGATGAGCATTGGGTCTGGGATGGAGCGCTCAGAACGTCAATGGAGGGAGCTATTGGGGGCTGCTGGGCTGGAGATAACCGGCATTTGGAGTGGGAGTCCTGGTATGGAGAGTATCATTGAGGCTGTACCGATACGGGCTGCTTCGCGATTATAG
- the eng2 gene encoding putative GPI anchored endo-1,3(4)-beta-glucanase (predicted protein) — protein MSSSSFVWTVGSIALSSLITPTIADGSGSRYQLTEAWQGEKFLDHFKFFSGSDPTNGFVTYANQSYAESSGLIEVTESGSFYMGVDYKTKLSPNGPGRDSVRIESKEYYDEGLYIIDLQHMPGSVCGTWPAFWSVGPNWPYDGEIDIIEGVNKHEANEIVLHTSGSCSLSSENDMSGTMTSSECGESSGTIGCVVKGQDGTSGAPFNEKNGGVYAMEWTSSFVKIWYFARSEIPQSITEGNPDTTAFGTPMAHLQGTCDFGERFKSQKFILDTTFCGDWAGGVFGDSGCPVSDPSNPIQSCVNYVAENPAAFKEAYWEINYIKLFQTGTGHSTASVASQAETATAVASNTVDSIPSVTSTAIPETTAPAPETVSAEAPATSSAVPEPANPQTSVAGAETTAAPAPSPETTAAPASPSLDDSDGADAVSETTIYVTETTTICGASTQKGTIQTIGGGETEVSPASSTVESAATPAAPTPTSQKPVASLPGTTVNGGTPVPTDVSPETPAEETAGESGAPTPSAEQPEQPQPAATSIETGTVPPAVSNPAPTEQGTPEGASPVDATESRHDSDEPAPTSAAPIRSPSPSSWTISSSSRVASSSSFASTTSSASRTTSATKEATAPTETDSGASTGTNPESPVFTAGASKSVGISGLTGIVCGIAMAMLA, from the coding sequence atgtcctcctcatccttcgTGTGGACCGTAGGGTCCAtcgctctttcttccttgatcaCTCCTACGATCGCAGACGGCTCTGGTAGCCGTTACCAGCTGACTGAAGCCTGGCAGGGGGAAAAGTTTCTGGATCATTTCAAATTCTTCAGCGGTTCCGACCCAACCAATGGGTTCGTCACCTATGCCAACCAGAGCTACGCAGAGAGCTCGGGTCTCATCGAGGTGACCGAAAGCGGCAGTTTCTACATGGGCGTTGACTACAAGACCAAGCTCAGCCCGAATGGTCCGGGTCGGGACTCGGTCCGTATTGAGAGCAAAGAGTACTATGATGAGGGTTTATACATTATCGACCTCCAGCACATGCCGGGTAGCGTCTGCGGTACGTGGCCCGCTTTTTGGTCGGTGGGTCCTAACTGGCCCTATGATGGTGAAATCGATATCATTGAGGGTGTCAACAAGCACGAAGCCAACGAGATTGTCCTGCATACGAGCGGTTCGTGCTCCTTGTCCAGCGAAAACGATATGAGCGGTACCATGACCTCCAGCGAGTGCGGCGAATCATCTGGGACTATCGGCTGTGTGGTCAAGGGCCAGGATGGTACCTCGGGCGCCCCATTTAACGAGAAGAATGGTGGTGTCTATGCTATGGAATGGACCTCGAGCTTTGTTAAGATCTGGTATTTCGCTCGCAGTGAAATCCCCCAGTCGATTACCGAGGGTAACCCAGACACGACGGCCTTTGGCACCCCGATGGCTCACCTGCAGGGAACCTGCGACTTTGGCGAGCGCTTCAAGTCGCAAAAGTTCATCCTTGACACCACCTTCTGCGGCGACTGGGCTGGTGGCGTGTTCGGCGACTCTGGCTGCCCGGTCAGCGACCCCAGCAACCCGATCCAGAGCTGTGTCAACTATGTGGCCGAAAACCCTGCCGCTTTCAAGGAAGCTTACTGGGAGATCAACTACATTAAGCTGTTCCAGACCGGCACTGGCCATTCGACCGCATCCGTTGCCTCGCAAGCTGAGACCGCCACTGCTGTTGCATCGAACACAGTAGACAGCATTCCATCTGTTACCTCCACGGCTATTCCGGAGACTACCGCTCCTGCCCCGGAGACGGTGTCTGCTGAGGCACCTGCCACTTCGAGCGCAGTTCCCGAGCCCGCCAATCCCCAGACTAGCGTTGCCGGTGCCGAAACCACTGCCGCCCCAGCTCCGTCTCCCGAGACCACTGCTGCCCCAGCGAGCCCGTCTTTAGATGACAGCGATGGCGCCGATGCTGTCTCGGAGACTACCATCTATGTGACGGAGACAACAACCATTTGCGGAGCCAGCACTCAGAAAGGTACCATCCAGACTATTGGCGGTGGAGAGACCGAAGTCTCGCCGGCAAGCTCTACGGTCGAGTCCGCGGCCACCCCGGCTGCTCCCACGCCAACCTCCCAGAAACCTGTGGCTTCGCTGCCCGGAACCACTGTGAACGGCGGTACTCCTGTTCCGACGGACGTTTCTCCCGAAACTCCTGCCGAGGAGACGGCTGGTGAGTCCGGTGCACCGACCCCAAGTGCTGAACAGCCCGAACAGCCTCAGCCCGCCGCAACCAGCATCGAGACAGGCACCGTTCCCCCGGCTGTCTCGAACCCGGCCCCTACTGAGCAGGGCACTCCAGAGGGAGCTAGCCCAGTTGACGCCACCGAGTCGCGACATGACTCCGACGAGCCCGCACCTACGAGCGCTGCCCCCATCCGcagcccttctccttcgtcctGGACCATCAGCTCCTCGAGCCGTGTTGCATCGTCTTCTAGCTTTgcttccaccaccagctcaGCGAGCCGCACCACCTCTGCTACCAAGGAGGCTACCGCTCCCACGGAGACCGATTCAGGCGCCTCGACCGGGACTAATCCCGAAAGCCCTGTCTTCACTGCCGGCGCGAGCAAATCTGTAGGCATCTCGGGCCTGACTGGTATTGTTTGTGGTATTGCTATGGCCATGTTGGCCTAA
- a CDS encoding enoyl-CoA hydratase/isomerase family protein (predicted protein), with product MYVILTIEPDISLRIVVMEETVRLATARMIPAPPPVDIPKSYETLLLTDVKVSHHPEGAPVATPVVVVTLNRPDKNNAFSTHLMDAFEKLYPLFDVHERVKVVVLTATGKIFCAGADLKEPYKPAKERPLDFRDPHTKHAVAVAWPSPSTDAANPPSPPSKDPPSA from the exons atgtACGTCATACTCACGATCGAACCAGATATTAGTCTTAGAATTGTTGTCATGGAAGAGACAGTCAGACTTGCAACTGCCAGAATGATACCAGCTCCGCCTCCTGTTGATATTCCCAAGTCGTACGAGACACTTCTTCTGACTGATGTCAAGGTATCGCATCATCCGGAGGGTGCCCCGGTAGCAACGCCAGTAGTGGTGGTGACACTGAATCGACCGGATAAGAACAATGCATTCTCCACACATCTCATGGACGCCTTTGAGAAGCTCTATCCCCTGTTTGACGTACACGAGCGCGTCAAAGTCGTCGTGTTGACCGCGACAGGGAAAATCTTCTGTGCTGGCGCCGACCTAAAGGAACCGTACAAACCAGCCAAGGAGCGACCGCTCGACTTTCGCGACCC ACATACTAAGCATGCAGTGGCAGTCGCATGGCCCTCGCCATCTACCGATGCCGCAAACCCACCATCGCCGCCCTCCAAGGATCCGCCGTCGGCATAG
- a CDS encoding uncharacterized protein (predicted protein), producing MASNLMFRMLQVPLFAFLLSLCLVFPTAHGWRNITDITNAYQGIYWWTALVECPAERFDILVESTRMMLELTKRTTKPMDTPGWQRFFAADPPGVEGWAVLD from the exons ATGGCGAGCAACCTCATGTTCAGAATGCTACAAGTCCCTCTTTTTGCGTTTCTTCTATCCTTGTGTCTGGTATTCCCCACGGCACATGGTTGGAGAAACATAACCGACATTACAAATGCATATCAAGGCATCTACTGGTGGACTGCCCTCGTGGAATGTCCAGCGGAGCGCTTTGATATACTGGTTGAGTCTACTCGGATGATGTTAGAATTGACCAAGAGGACTACCAAACCCATGGACACGCCGGGATGGCAGCGTTTCTTCGCCGCTGATCCACCGGGAGTGGAGGGGTGGGCT GTGCTTGATTAG
- a CDS encoding uncharacterized protein (predicted protein): MFLLTTGHMLPPTSLHFGSLFAETRPDPEQVLSRALELATEIAENVSLLAWHLNHALMWRNPGTAEGTHIVDSTVIYHMFDGRDMEEGTRSFLEKRKPHFTATLEDAPPNYPWWTEIDTGRRVRASKL, encoded by the exons ATGTTCTTGTTGACCACCGGCCATATGTTGCCGCCCACATCGCTGCATTTCGGGTCGCTGTTCGCAGAGACTCGACCTGATCCGGAGCAGGTGCTTTCTCGTGCGCTAGAACTGGCGACGGAGATTGCGGAGAATGTTAGTCTGTTAGCATGGCATCTGAATCATGCGTTGATGTGGCGGAATCCCGGGACTGCGGAAGGAACTCATATTGTTGATTCAACGGTGATCTATCATATGTTTGATGGGAG GGACATGGAAGAAGGGACCAGGTCTTTTCTAGAGAAGCGAAAGCCACATTTCACGGCAACCTTGGAGGACGCGCCACCGAATTACCCGTGGTGGACTGAAATTGACACAGGCCGGAGAGTCCGGGCCTCAAAGCTGTAA